The Heterodontus francisci isolate sHetFra1 unplaced genomic scaffold, sHetFra1.hap1 HAP1_SCAFFOLD_554, whole genome shotgun sequence genome window below encodes:
- the LOC137362962 gene encoding probable G-protein coupled receptor 139 translates to MYWGRDDCPAKIATIFLLFFNLVAIVILSRGKCGLSKCITRYLVAMAAADLMVVIIHVIFYRINRMYLSINFLFLTPVCIVNFGMYMVAIDCSVWFTVAFTFDRFVAICCQKLQSKYCIEKTATVIIATVFLVSCVRNIPFYISAEPAFIIDNVPWHCVPSAASLTSSFWKAYEWIDSIITPLLPMLLILLFNALTVKHIVAANKVRRGLQSSSENQNDPEIKNRTKSMVLLFAISANFILLWITYVIHSVNWPVINFDYADKYYSNPIYVTQQVGFMLQLLCSCTNTCIYGLTQKKFREELKNGVRYLFTLNGNVCKQQRTSMDVESGL, encoded by the exons ATGTACTGGGGCCGAGATGATTGTCCTGCAAAAATTGCAACCATCTTCCTGTTGTTTt ttaacttggtggcgattgtgatcctatccCGAGGCAAGTGTGGTCTCTCAAAATGTATCACGCGATACCTGgtcgccatggcagcggcggatctaatggtagttatcatccatgtgatattttaCCGGATCAATAGGATGTATTTGTCGATTAATTTCCTGTTCCTGACTCCTGTATGCATTGTAAACTTCGGCATGTATATGGTAGCTATAGACTGCTctgtttggtttactgtggccttcacttttgatcgctttgtggcaatttgctgtcagaagctgcaatCAAAATATTGCATTGAGAAAACAGCGACAGTGATCATCGCCACGGTGTTTTTGGTGAGCTGTGTGAGGAACATTCCCTTTTACATTTCAGCTGAACCTGCCtttataattgacaacgtgccATGGCATTGTGTTCCCAGTGCTGCTTCTCTCACTTCCTCCTTCTGGAAGGCGTACGAGTGGATCGACAGCATCATAACCCCTCTATTGCCAATGctgttaattctgttgttcaatgctctgACAGTGAAACATATTGTAGCAGCAAATAAAGTCCGCAGAGGACTCCAGAGCAGCAGTGAGAATCAAAATGATCCAGAGATAAAGAATCGGACAAAATCAATGGTTTTGCTCTtcgctatttctgccaatttcatactattATGGATAACATATGTTATACATTCTGTAAACTGGCCAGTGATAAACTTTGATTACgctgacaaatattacagtaacccgatatatgTAACCCAGCAAgttggcttcatgctgcagcttctcTGTTCGtgtacaaacacttgtatctatggactgacacaaaaGAAATTCagggaggagctgaagaatggggtgagaTATTTGTTCACACTGAATGGAAATGTATGTAAACAACAGAGAACTAGCATGGACGTGGAGTCAGGTTTATAA